A single window of Myripristis murdjan chromosome 21, fMyrMur1.1, whole genome shotgun sequence DNA harbors:
- the pnkd gene encoding putative hydrolase PNKD produces MALPDWLVTVAVSASLCSVLCLCVRFRRAGRALCRQALTRTMARTEKPLFRIAYTLYTRTWLGYLYYKREMRKAREHYPAGHSRAQPVEFNGIKIIPISVLSDNYSYLVIDTASSVAVAVDPADPQTVQAVLKEEGVMLEAIFCTHKHWDHSGGNKGLKRLHSSCRVYGNATDNIPGLTHPLSHRDSITVGRMQFKALFTPGHTVGHMIYLLDGRTIGAPSSLFSGDLVFLSGCGRIFEGSATTMLSSLDIVGSLSDDTLLWPGHEYAEDNLLFAAEVEPRNAARENKYQWVLQQRGRKLCTSPSTIGEEKEYNPFLRIHSAELHLALGLQQFQDEDWTEFRARVLVELRKRKELYNRR; encoded by the exons ATGGCGCTTCCTGACTGGCTGGTGACTGTGGCCGTGTCTGCCTCCCTGTGCTCGgtcctgtgtttatgtgtccgCTTCAGGAGGGCAGGCCGGGCGCTCTGCAGACAGGCTCTGACCAGGACCATGGCCCGCACCGAGAAGCCGCTCTTCCGCATCGC GTACACGCTTTACACCCGGACCTGGCTTGGCTACCTGTACTACAAGAGGGAAATGAGGAAAGCCCGGGAACATTACCCCGCCGGACACTCCAGAGCCCAGCCTGTGGAGTTCAATG GTATCAAAATCATTCCCATCTCCGTGCTGTCTGACAACTACAGCTACCTTGTGATCGACACAGCCTCCAGTGTTGCCGTGGCTGTCGACCCCGCAGATCCACAGACGGTTCAG GCAGTGCTCAAGGAAGAAGGCGTGATGTTAGAAGCAAtcttctgcacacacaaacactg GGATCACAGTGGGGGGAACAAAGGGCTGAAAAGACTCCACAGCTCCTGTCGAGTTTATGGAAATGCAACTGATAACATTCCTGGCCTCACACA CCCGCTCTCACACAGGGACTCGATAACAGTGGGCCGTATGCAGTTCAAGGCCCTGTTCACTCCGGGGCACACTGTGGGCCACATGATCTACCTCCTGGACGGTCGGACCATCGGCGCTCCCTCCAGCCTCTTCTCCGGCGACCTGGTCTTCCTGTCTGGATGTG GGAGGATATTTGAAGGCAGTGCCACAACAATGCTGTCGTCTCTGGACATCGTCGGCTCCTTAAGTGATGATACTCTGTTATGGCCTG GTCATGAGTATGCAGAGGACaacctgctgtttgctgctgagGTTGAGCCACGCAACGCTGCCAGGGAAAACAAATATCAGTGGGTGCTGCAGCAGCGAGGCCGGAAGCTTTGCACG AGTCCCTCCACCATCGGGGAAGAGAAGGAGTACAATCCTTTCCTGCGGATCCACTCTGCTGAGCTCCACCTGGCCCTCGGCCTTCAGCAGTTCCAGGATGAGGACTGGACAGAGTTCAGGGCTCGAGTCCTGGTGGAGCTGCGGAAACGCAAAGAGCTTTACAACAGGAGGTAG